The Paenibacillus sp. FSL W8-0426 region AATGCGGGGTTTGACCAGATTTTCAATTTATACAGTCCGGCTGTTTATGAGGTTGCCGACGTCATTGATACGTATGTCTACCGTGCCGGTATCGTACAAGGACAGTTTGGATTGACGACGGCGGTCGGATTATTCAAAAACGTCATAGGCATTGCGCTGGTGCTCGGCACAAACTATGCGATGAAGAAAATGGGGCAGGAAGGCGTCCTCTAACAAGGGAGAAAGGAGGTTTTTCGAATATGAGACTTACGATGGGAGAACGTATTTTTCAATGCATCCTGATCACGATCATATCGCTGCTGTGCCTGATCACGATTTATCCTTTTTTGCATATTGCTTCCTTATCCCTTAGCAGTCCAAGCGAAGCGAGCCGGTTCGGTTTTCATTTTTACCCTCGGGAGATTGATTTCTTCGCGTGGAGTCAAGTGTTAAGCCAAAGCAAAATTTGGACCGGATTCGGCAACTCGGTGTTTAGGACAGTCGTGGGAACGACGTTGTCGCTGATTGCCATGTCTATGTGCGCGTATCCTTTATCACGCAAATATTTGCCCCACCGCAGTTTCTATACCATGTTTATTCTGTTTACGATGTTCTTCGGAGGGGGGATCATTCCTACCTACTTATTGATGAAGTGGCTGCATTTGCTTGACAGCCGGTGGATCTACATTCTGCCTGGACTTATCCCCGTCTTCTCCATGCTTGTACTTCGTAATTTCTTTATGTCCATCCCAACGGAATTGGAAGAATCGGCGAAAATTGACGGTGCCCATGATATCAGTATTTTGTACCGGATAATCCTTCCTCTATCGAAGCCGGTGCTCGCTACTTTGGCGCTCTGGTCCGCTGTAGGACACTGGAATGCCTGGTTCGATGCCGTGCTCTACGTATCGGATCCGGAGAAACAAGTTTTGCAATTCTTTTTAAGAGAGATTGTTATAACCAATACGGACGCTGAAACTTTCGGACGGTCGGCGGTGGGGAACTTCCAATATACGTCCTCTATCAAAGCGGCTACCATCATGTTTGCTGCTCTTCCGATTTTGATCGTTTATCCGTTTCTGCAAAAGTATTTTGTGAAGGGAACGATGATTGGTTCATTAAAAGGATGACGGTGATGACCCGGGCAGGTGTCCGCCGCTCTTGTTTGTACAGCAAGTGGATGATATAGAGGAGGGTCTGAATATGAAAGTATGGATGAGATTCGGCATGGCGGCAGTATTGTCCGTTTCCTTGGCAGGGGCAGGCTGCAGCTCAAGCGGCGACGAAAGCAAGGATGCAGAAAATCAGGGGAAAGATGACCCCATTGTCATCATGACCAATGCTTCGACTTGGGATATACCTACGGAAGATGGGAACCCAACGCAAAAGTATCTGGAGGAGCGGTTTAACGTCAAATTCGTCAATATGAGAGGCAATGATGAGAACTTCAAAATCAAGGTCGCATCGGGCGAAATCCCGGATATATTCCCGCATAACATCAGTGAAGCGGATATGACGAATTGGGCCAGACAAGGTGTCATTGCAAGCATTTCTGTGGATGAAATCAAACAATATATGCCTACCTATGTCAAGGAAGTGGAAGAAATTGACCCGAATGCCTGGGATGTCGGAATGATCGATGGAAAAAATTACGGCGTTCCGCGCATCTGGCTAAACGGATCATACGGCTTTATCCCTACCTATAACGGCAAGTGGTTGAAAGCGATCGGTTATAATGAACCGCCAAAAACATTGGAAGAATTGGAAGATGTATTTACCAAATTTCGCAATAACGACCCGGATGGCAACGGCAAAATGGATACTTACGGTATGAGCGGACGCGGAAAGGACGTAAGGGCACAAATGTTCAACTCCATATACGCGGCATATGGCGTAAACCCGTACCAGTTTGTGTTGACGGATGAGGGGAAAGTGACTTGGGGCGGCATTACGGATGAGGCCAAGGAAGCTACAAAACTGCTGAGAAAATGGTATGCAGCAGGGCTCATCGATCCGGAGTTTATGACGGATAACGGGGAGCTGATCGGTCAAAAGTGGGGCAGTCATAAAATCGGATACATGGACAACATGATGTACCATCATCTCTTTGGCGCCCAAGAAAGCGATAAAACGAATGGAACTTTTCCGGTCTATGGCAAAGGTCTCATCGGTCCGGCCGGCGAATCACTCGTGATGTCCAATGGTGCTTTGCAGGTCCCGTTAATTTTCGGCAAACAAGTCGAGGAGGACGACGAAAAGCGTATTCGAATCCTTCAAATGCTTGAAGAATTGACCTCGGTCGATGAAGTGTATCTACGTACCGTCTTTGGTGAAGAAGGGGTATCTTATGACTTGGTCGATGGTGCCGTTGTTATGAAAGAACCGTATGCAAGTTCTGCCGATGACGCGCGTCTGATGGGGTACGGCGGTTATTACAATCCATTGGTGGAACGCGATGTAAGTATGTGGAAGTACCACTTCTCGAAAGAAAAAATGGAGTTCAGGGAAAAGGTTAACGAGGGAATGAAGACAATCTCGGATGTTCTCGGACCAACCTCCCTGGAGAGTAAGGGCATGTATTGGGCGACGCTGATCACTTTACAGGATGAGTTCTATACAAAGGCCATTATCGAAAATAATGATCTCGATGCCGCATTCCAGAACTTCAAAGATCAGTGGCTCAAGAGCGGTGGCCAACAAGTATTAGATGAAGCGATGAAAGTGTATGAAGCCCGTCAACAACACAAATAAACGACGAATAATACACCGTAGTCAGGGAACCGCATTTACCTTTTCTGAAGGCAGTTCAAATCTGGTGGAACCCTGTCTTTCGGTGTATTCGATTCTATGGGAGGAGAGGTTCGATTGTCGGCACATACCGTAAAAACATACCCTGCACCCGAGGGTGCAGTGGGCAATTCGGATTATTCCGTAAGGCTGCGGACGGCAGATGGCGAATGGCAGTCCTTATTCAGCTATAACGTTAAGGTGGATATGCATGATGTTCGTAATGCATCCATGGTTATGTTCGATTGTTCGGGCGAAGTTGAAATGGAGGTGCATTACCATGTTGGACGGGTCCGGAATGCCGTTGTTCGTCCGCTTTCCTACGGCATAAAGTGCGATATCAAAGAGCAAGTGATTACGTTTAAAATCGATCAGCCAAGGTTGTTGTCTTTAGAAGTGAACGGGGGAAAATTTAATAATCTCCATATATTTGCAAATCCGTTAAGCGATGACCCGGTCCCTGTAGAATCGGAAGGCGAAGAGACTATGGTGTTAAAGCCCGGGATGCATCAGGTTAGAGAGCTTAACAAAGCCTTGAAAAATATGTCCAGCCCCCGCATTATATTTGGCCCCGGAATACATCGTCTGGACGAATCCCGTCTGGAAATCCCTTCGCATACGACGGTTTGCGTTGCAGGCGGGGCAGTCATTTACGGCGGATTGATCTGCAATCATGTACAGGATGTAACCATTAAAGGCCGAGGGATATTATATATGTCCGACTTTGAAAAAACGACTTATTACAGAGGCGTCGAAGTTAAATACTCAAGCCGCATCCATATTGAAGGAATTACGGTGATTGATCCGCCTCACTATACGGTTCTCCTTGGTCAGTCGGACAACATCCGAATCCGAAACCTGAAGACCTTCAGTACGCGCGGCTGGTGTGACGGTATAGATATGATGGCATGCCAAAATGTCCTCATCGAAGGCGGGTTTTTACGTACATCGGATGATTGCATTGCGGTATATGCCTCCCGGGGAGAATTTCAGGGAAATACCCAGGATGTCACCGTGAAGGGTTCAACCTTATGGGCTGACGTTGCTCATCCGATCAATATCGGCACACACGGCAATTATGACAGTGAAGGCGATCATATAGAGAACCTTCATTTTGCGGATATCGATATTTTGGAGCATCATGAGCCGCAGCCGGACTATTGGGGATGCCTGGCCATCAATGCAGGCGACAACAACACGGTTCGGAACGTAACCTATGAAGATATCCGGATTGAGGATTTTGAACTGGGCGAATTGTTTAATCTTCGCGTGTTGAAAAACGAAAAATATAATCCGGCTCCGGGCAAACGAATTGAGAACATTCACTTTAAAAATATTCATTACAGCGGGACCTGCAACAATCCCTCGCATATCGAAGGCTACGATGAGAGCAGAACGGTAAGCTATATTACGTTCGAAAACGTGACGGTAAATGGCGAAAAATTTGCATTGAATCATGACTATGTCGTGCTCGGAAATCATGTGCATGGCGTGAAGCTAATCAACCATTAATTTTGAGAGAGAGGATTGAGGGGTTGTCATTAATCTAAGGAGATGATGCATGATGAGAAAATTTTGGTTCATGGTCTTGATTTTCAGCTTTATAGGAAGCATGTTTTGTTTCGGAATGAAAGATAACATCGCTGCTGCCGAACCGGATTTTGTGCATCCCGGACTTTTGCATACTGAGGAAGATTTGGTTCGTATCAAGCAAATGGTGGCGGCCGGGGAACAACCCTACTTGGACGGATGGAACCAGTTAGTGAACAGCCCGCTTTCTGCGGCAGGTTGGACTCCCCGGGCCACGGCCACGATCATTCGAGGCGGCACGGGCGATAATGTGAGTTTGCTCTACAATGATGCAGCCCGTGCTTACCAGAATGCACTGCGCTGGAAAATCACCGGAGACACGGCACACGGAGATACGGCACGGGACATTTTGAATGCATGGTCATCCACGCTTACAACGGTTACGGGCAATGCCGATCGCTATTTAGCTGCGGGTTTACAAGGATATCAACTGGCTAATGCGGCTGAGCTTATGCGAGATTACCCTGGATTTGATGTACAAGGAATGCAGGCTATGCTGCTTAACGTGTTCTATAAACCTCTTAACGAGCGTTTCCTGATCGGTAATGAATTTGGCCGGGACCACAACGACGCCTACATTCAAAACTACTGGGCAAACTGGGATTTGAGCAATATGGCAGCAACCATTGCCATCGGAGTGTTCTGTGATCGCCAAGATATCTATGAGATCGGGATAGAATATTTCAAGCATGGAGCTGGAAATGGCTCGATTTACAATGCGATCCCGTTTCTGCATCCGGATGGGCTCGCCCAATGGCAGGAGTCCGGACGTGATCAGGCACATACCCAGCTCGGCATCGGCTTAATGGCCACGATCAATGAAATGGCATGGAATCAGGGCGATGACTTATATGGATGGGCGGACAACCGCTTTATGAAAGCTGCCGAATATGTGGCAAAGTACAATAATGGAGATGATGATGTTCCCTTTGCATCCTATGAATGGGGTTCCGGAACCAATGGTGCCGTTCAAACCCACACGGTCATATCCGGTGCCGGACGCAATGAATTTCGCCCGATCTGGGAAATGATCTACAATCATTATGCGAATCGAAAAGGCATGAACGTTCCAAACATTGCGGCCCGCGCTGCTTTGATGAGAACGGAAGGTGGCCCAAACCCGCAGTATCCTTCGACATTCGATCACCTTGGATTCGGAACATTGCTATACACGCGTCCGGCAGGCAGCGGAGGATCGGCAGTGCTCCCCTCTGAAAATATTCCCGATGGCACTTACCGATTCACAGTACGACTTGATGGCAAATCGATGGAAGCCAGTGGCAATCTTGTGCGGAAGTCGACATATACGGGGGGGACGCATCAGCAATGGGCCGTAACCCACATCGACGGAGGCCAGTACAGCATCAAAAATGGTGAGAGCGGTCTTTATTTAGGGATAGCAAATGACTCCCTTGCTCGTGGCGCCCAATTTGAGTTATCCGCGAGTACGGGAGGAAATAGTCAGAAATTTGCGTTCATCCCCGTCGGTGACGGCTATTACCGGATTACGCCTATACACACGAACCTATCGGTCGACGTTCTGAACGCATCCTCTGAAGAATCAGTACCACTCATCCAGTGGCGATACTTGCTTGGAAAGCATCAGCAATGGAAGCTTGAATCTGTACATTGATTCATCCGATATATAGCAAGGGGATTTCTGCAAGTAGAGATCTCCTTTTTCGTGTAGCAATCACAGCAATGACTTTATAGTTTCAGGCATATTTTGGACGTTACTATGAGGAGGTTGGGGATGAAAAAGCAAAGAAATCGAATATGGAGAGCGCCAACGACGGCCATTGGCATGTTTCTGCTTTTGATTATGATTGCATCCTATCTGCCCATGGGGGGTGACACCGCTTTTGCGAATGAAATACCGGCCGGGACAGAGAAGGTAATCATTACAGAGGTCGTTTCCGATGAGGGATTTACGCATCCCGGCATAGGATTAACGAAGGGAATACTGGAAAATATGCGTGAGCAGGTCGTTGCCAAAAAGGATCCGTGGTATACCTACTACGTTTGGATGTCCCAATCCGGATATGCTTCCAAGGCATTTGCATCCAATATTTACGCAGGTTCCAATCCGGATGGCACGGATCGCCCTAAAACACGTGCTGTGAACAGTAAAGGAGCATTCGTCGCAGACGGTTTGAGAGCGTACACCCAAGCCATTATGTATTATATTACCGGGGACGAAGCCTATCGGGCCAATGCGATGCGAATCATACGTTTATGGGAGCAGATGGATCCCGATCAATATACCTATTTTACGGATTCCCATATTCATATGGGCATACCTCTCCACCGGATGGCTGCTGCAGCAGAGCTTTTGCGCTGCTCGGGTGCAGAGAATGAAGACCCGAAATGGGCGTGGACGGAAGAGGATACGGCCCGGTTCACTACGAATCTGATTATTCCAATGACGGAAACCTTTTTGCACTTTAATGACAAGTTCATGAATCAGCATCTTTACCCATTATTAGGTGCCATGTCCGGTTATATATTCACGGATAACTTCGACAGATATGAGGAGGGCGTGGAATGGTTTACCGTGAACAGAACCGCAATAGACCAGGGACAAAACGGTTCAATCAAGCAGCTGTTCCGATGGGTGACTGAGGATATTACGACAGGGGAAGCGGTAACCCCTCCAAGAGTCCAACACGTGGAAATGGGACGGGATCAGGCGCATGGCGCCGGCGATCTTACCAACGTGGAGATTCTGGGACGATTGTTGGAGGCTCAGCGAACAAAAGTTGATCCCGTTGAAGGGACGCTGTCGACGGCGCAAGACGCAGTCAGTGTTTACGAGTTTTTGGACCATCGTATATTGAAAGCGGCCGATTATTTCGCACAATTCATGATAGGCTATGATCCGCCTTGGACACCGGTCGCAGCCCATACGGATATCGAAGGGAATCCGACGATTATTTATAAAAATATATCGGGGGCATACCGAGGCCGCATTGGCGGCAACGTTTATGGTCAGTATTACTATTATAAGTATCAGCTGGGATTGGACATGGAGCAGGCTGCGCCCTACTATACCGACATGTTTAACAAACGTCATCCGTTCTGGTGGGAGTCGCCGGATGGAGGAGCCGATTATTGGATGTTTATTCCTAAAGAGGCCGAAGGCGAAGGAACCGCGACTCTTCCGAAGGTATCTCCTGATCCGAGCTTGAATGAAATCGAGCTGCGAACGACTTCGCTGGATCATTATTCAGAGCTTGGTCAAGAAGGCGACACTTCCTATCTAAGGATCACCGCAACAGAACATGGCAGCAGAGCTGCGGTCGTTGCTTCCGGCACGGGAGAAAAAACAGTCGGGATCAAAGTGCGGACCGACGGTACAGCGAAATTGGAGATCAATGGATGGACGGAAAACGCAGTGGTGCTGCCTGATACAAAAGGCCAGTGGAAATACGTGACGTTTACGATGGATGCATTTCAGGGTCTGGGTGATCTGATCTATATCAAAGTTACGGGTTCCGGAACCCAAGTAGATATTGACCATTTTCATTTGAAAGCAGCGGAACGACTAACACCGCCCGTTTTCGATACAGGGAACCCTGCATTGAATCTATATGCGTATACCGGATCCGAAGCTTCATTGCACTATGACTTTTCGGCCACTGATTCAGGACCGGGTGAAGTGTTGTCTTATCAGCTTGATCACAAGCCGGAAGGCGCGGTATTTGATGAGAGTACTGGAGCTTTTAGCTGGCAGCCTGATCAGGCCGGAACCTATTCCTTTGTTGTGAGCGCGACGGACGGAACTACGGTAACCGCTAAATCTGTAATCGTTACAGTAACTTACGACCGTCGATCTGCGATAGAAGCCGTCATTGCGCCATATGATCAGGAAAAGTCCTACATTTCATCGTCTTTGAGAGCGTATAGGACAGTGTATGAAGATGTAATGAATGCCTTAGATACTGCCTCGGATGAACAATTCTATCAAAAACTAGTGGAGCTGAACGCGGCAGTTGAAAGTCTGGAAGAATTAACCCCTCTCATGCAGGATGGCAGCATCAATTACGTCGATATGGTTGTTGCCTCTACCTTCGGAAACCAAATCATCAATCTGGTGGATGGTGCCTCCGACAGCTTTGCGGGATATTATTTGGCGGATAATCTGAGTTACACGATGGATTTCGGAAGTGAGTTCAACATCTCGCTGGATAAAATAGCTATGCAAGTCAGAGCGAGTTTTCCCGAAAGAATCGGCGGTGTGGCCGTGTTCGGCTCTAATGATATGACGACGTGGACCCGGTTAACGCCGGAACTTACCGTAGTCACAGAGGATATGCAAGAACTGGAAGTCGGCGAAGAGCATAAAAACGCATCGTTCCGCTTCTTGAAATTACACATGATCGATCCGTCAAGCACGATGTTTGAAATGGCCGAGCTCAGGCTGTTCGGAGAGCGGAAAGAGACGAATAACAACTGATTTTTGTCTCCATTCGTTCTGCCGATAGTGAGAATGGACGGGTGCGAGGAGTTCATCCAAGGGCATGGGGCCAGTATCCTGTATTTTACAAATGGATCAAAAGGAGCTGTGAGAGATGGGCAAGATCAGGGAGTTCAATGGTTTTCAATATCGAATAGACCAAGAATACTTGCATGTATTTTTTGAACCCACAGTTCATAAAAAAGGGTATATTAGTTCTTTCAGGTTGCTGCCTCGTCCTTTTACCAGTTTTGAAGAGTTTATAATAAATGGCAAAACATACGAATGTAATGACATTCAAACATTTGAGTGTTTTGATCCAGAGAATTCAGAGCATTTAGAACGTACAGGCATAGGCTTAAGCTGGCCCAATAGTGGATTGAAAAAATTTTATGAACTGGTAAATGTCATTGAAAATAGGTAAAAGAAAAGGCATTCTGCGATCGCAGAATGCCTTTTGGTAGTTAAAATACAGTGAAGGTGATGTCACAGTCGGGCATTACCCATGATATTGTTCCGTTAGTATCAACACACCATCCTGTTATTACTGGAGACTTAGTTCGGGATTTACTGATCAAAACATTT contains the following coding sequences:
- a CDS encoding extracellular solute-binding protein, which encodes MKVWMRFGMAAVLSVSLAGAGCSSSGDESKDAENQGKDDPIVIMTNASTWDIPTEDGNPTQKYLEERFNVKFVNMRGNDENFKIKVASGEIPDIFPHNISEADMTNWARQGVIASISVDEIKQYMPTYVKEVEEIDPNAWDVGMIDGKNYGVPRIWLNGSYGFIPTYNGKWLKAIGYNEPPKTLEELEDVFTKFRNNDPDGNGKMDTYGMSGRGKDVRAQMFNSIYAAYGVNPYQFVLTDEGKVTWGGITDEAKEATKLLRKWYAAGLIDPEFMTDNGELIGQKWGSHKIGYMDNMMYHHLFGAQESDKTNGTFPVYGKGLIGPAGESLVMSNGALQVPLIFGKQVEEDDEKRIRILQMLEELTSVDEVYLRTVFGEEGVSYDLVDGAVVMKEPYASSADDARLMGYGGYYNPLVERDVSMWKYHFSKEKMEFREKVNEGMKTISDVLGPTSLESKGMYWATLITLQDEFYTKAIIENNDLDAAFQNFKDQWLKSGGQQVLDEAMKVYEARQQHK
- a CDS encoding carbohydrate ABC transporter permease, with the protein product MRLTMGERIFQCILITIISLLCLITIYPFLHIASLSLSSPSEASRFGFHFYPREIDFFAWSQVLSQSKIWTGFGNSVFRTVVGTTLSLIAMSMCAYPLSRKYLPHRSFYTMFILFTMFFGGGIIPTYLLMKWLHLLDSRWIYILPGLIPVFSMLVLRNFFMSIPTELEESAKIDGAHDISILYRIILPLSKPVLATLALWSAVGHWNAWFDAVLYVSDPEKQVLQFFLREIVITNTDAETFGRSAVGNFQYTSSIKAATIMFAALPILIVYPFLQKYFVKGTMIGSLKG
- a CDS encoding glycosyl hydrolase family 28 protein, encoding MSAHTVKTYPAPEGAVGNSDYSVRLRTADGEWQSLFSYNVKVDMHDVRNASMVMFDCSGEVEMEVHYHVGRVRNAVVRPLSYGIKCDIKEQVITFKIDQPRLLSLEVNGGKFNNLHIFANPLSDDPVPVESEGEETMVLKPGMHQVRELNKALKNMSSPRIIFGPGIHRLDESRLEIPSHTTVCVAGGAVIYGGLICNHVQDVTIKGRGILYMSDFEKTTYYRGVEVKYSSRIHIEGITVIDPPHYTVLLGQSDNIRIRNLKTFSTRGWCDGIDMMACQNVLIEGGFLRTSDDCIAVYASRGEFQGNTQDVTVKGSTLWADVAHPINIGTHGNYDSEGDHIENLHFADIDILEHHEPQPDYWGCLAINAGDNNTVRNVTYEDIRIEDFELGELFNLRVLKNEKYNPAPGKRIENIHFKNIHYSGTCNNPSHIEGYDESRTVSYITFENVTVNGEKFALNHDYVVLGNHVHGVKLINH
- a CDS encoding RICIN domain-containing protein — translated: MMRKFWFMVLIFSFIGSMFCFGMKDNIAAAEPDFVHPGLLHTEEDLVRIKQMVAAGEQPYLDGWNQLVNSPLSAAGWTPRATATIIRGGTGDNVSLLYNDAARAYQNALRWKITGDTAHGDTARDILNAWSSTLTTVTGNADRYLAAGLQGYQLANAAELMRDYPGFDVQGMQAMLLNVFYKPLNERFLIGNEFGRDHNDAYIQNYWANWDLSNMAATIAIGVFCDRQDIYEIGIEYFKHGAGNGSIYNAIPFLHPDGLAQWQESGRDQAHTQLGIGLMATINEMAWNQGDDLYGWADNRFMKAAEYVAKYNNGDDDVPFASYEWGSGTNGAVQTHTVISGAGRNEFRPIWEMIYNHYANRKGMNVPNIAARAALMRTEGGPNPQYPSTFDHLGFGTLLYTRPAGSGGSAVLPSENIPDGTYRFTVRLDGKSMEASGNLVRKSTYTGGTHQQWAVTHIDGGQYSIKNGESGLYLGIANDSLARGAQFELSASTGGNSQKFAFIPVGDGYYRITPIHTNLSVDVLNASSEESVPLIQWRYLLGKHQQWKLESVH
- a CDS encoding putative Ig domain-containing protein, with the translated sequence MKKQRNRIWRAPTTAIGMFLLLIMIASYLPMGGDTAFANEIPAGTEKVIITEVVSDEGFTHPGIGLTKGILENMREQVVAKKDPWYTYYVWMSQSGYASKAFASNIYAGSNPDGTDRPKTRAVNSKGAFVADGLRAYTQAIMYYITGDEAYRANAMRIIRLWEQMDPDQYTYFTDSHIHMGIPLHRMAAAAELLRCSGAENEDPKWAWTEEDTARFTTNLIIPMTETFLHFNDKFMNQHLYPLLGAMSGYIFTDNFDRYEEGVEWFTVNRTAIDQGQNGSIKQLFRWVTEDITTGEAVTPPRVQHVEMGRDQAHGAGDLTNVEILGRLLEAQRTKVDPVEGTLSTAQDAVSVYEFLDHRILKAADYFAQFMIGYDPPWTPVAAHTDIEGNPTIIYKNISGAYRGRIGGNVYGQYYYYKYQLGLDMEQAAPYYTDMFNKRHPFWWESPDGGADYWMFIPKEAEGEGTATLPKVSPDPSLNEIELRTTSLDHYSELGQEGDTSYLRITATEHGSRAAVVASGTGEKTVGIKVRTDGTAKLEINGWTENAVVLPDTKGQWKYVTFTMDAFQGLGDLIYIKVTGSGTQVDIDHFHLKAAERLTPPVFDTGNPALNLYAYTGSEASLHYDFSATDSGPGEVLSYQLDHKPEGAVFDESTGAFSWQPDQAGTYSFVVSATDGTTVTAKSVIVTVTYDRRSAIEAVIAPYDQEKSYISSSLRAYRTVYEDVMNALDTASDEQFYQKLVELNAAVESLEELTPLMQDGSINYVDMVVASTFGNQIINLVDGASDSFAGYYLADNLSYTMDFGSEFNISLDKIAMQVRASFPERIGGVAVFGSNDMTTWTRLTPELTVVTEDMQELEVGEEHKNASFRFLKLHMIDPSSTMFEMAELRLFGERKETNNN